The following proteins come from a genomic window of Halanaerobiaceae bacterium ANBcell28:
- a CDS encoding ImmA/IrrE family metallo-endopeptidase — protein sequence MDGYNEIIEKNISKLRQQYDLGNYWGRSLFTFVEKLKLESNRDILLFRLPFNISNISGFVGYKNGQFVIFTNTNKNLGHEVFTLAHEIYHLLENENLIKEEIVINESENKCDYNDEIADKFAAELLMPENKIREDFEQLLEEDNMSEVDERIIIQLQHLYCVDYKAITKRLINLDLIDHNRKESLDEIVDNNELEISTRRLGFNNNLNKPSKKETLPQKFLKAIKENYKDNKINYDDLLVVLGYGNLRPEKFGYEIDNSLSDEAKNFMEQLDKKLGSGNFGKE from the coding sequence ATGGATGGATATAATGAAATTATTGAGAAAAATATAAGCAAGCTACGGCAACAATACGATTTGGGTAATTATTGGGGTCGTAGTCTTTTTACTTTTGTTGAAAAATTAAAATTAGAGTCTAATAGAGATATATTATTATTTAGATTACCTTTTAATATAAGTAATATTTCAGGCTTTGTTGGGTATAAAAATGGTCAATTCGTTATATTTACAAATACAAATAAAAACTTAGGTCATGAAGTCTTTACTCTTGCTCATGAAATATATCATCTCTTAGAAAATGAGAATCTTATAAAAGAAGAAATAGTAATAAATGAATCAGAAAATAAATGTGATTACAATGATGAGATTGCTGATAAATTTGCAGCAGAATTATTAATGCCTGAAAATAAAATAAGGGAAGATTTTGAGCAATTATTAGAAGAAGATAACATGTCAGAAGTAGATGAGAGAATAATTATTCAACTACAACATTTATATTGTGTAGACTATAAAGCAATAACTAAAAGATTAATCAATCTTGATTTAATAGATCATAATAGAAAAGAAAGTCTAGATGAAATAGTGGATAATAATGAACTTGAAATTTCAACTCGAAGATTAGGCTTTAATAACAATCTTAATAAGCCATCTAAAAAGGAAACATTACCACAAAAGTTTTTGAAAGCTATTAAAGAAAATTATAAGGATAATAAAATAAATTACGATGATTTGTTGGTGGTTTTGGGATATGGTAATTTAAGACCGGAAAAATTTGGGTATGAAATAGATAATTCCTTGTCTGATGAAGCTAAAAACTTTATGGAACAACTTGATAAAAAATTAGGAAGTGGTAATTTTGGCAAGGAATAA
- a CDS encoding helix-turn-helix transcriptional regulator codes for MRCKNLGERISKLRNEKGYTQAELAELIGVSRPVMVKIENAQRTVSLDEGEEISKALGISINTLLNFEKEEEEKSFFMAFKAKGMDDEQLKDIKRFEMLFDALCTQEEIYKGE; via the coding sequence ATGAGGTGTAAGAATCTTGGTGAAAGGATTTCTAAGTTAAGAAATGAAAAGGGTTATACACAGGCTGAATTAGCTGAGCTGATTGGTGTTAGTCGTCCTGTTATGGTTAAAATTGAAAATGCTCAAAGAACTGTTTCTTTAGATGAAGGGGAAGAGATAAGTAAGGCTTTAGGAATTAGCATAAATACTTTATTGAATTTTGAGAAAGAGGAAGAAGAGAAATCATTTTTCATGGCTTTTAAAGCAAAAGGTATGGATGATGAACAATTAAAAGATATAAAAAGATTCGAAATGCTTTTTGATGCATTATGTACTCAGGAGGAAATATATAAAGGGGAATAA
- the pglZ gene encoding BREX-3 system phosphatase PglZ: MDKWYQAILNKIKKYDSDLLLVEDKKSILKSSDLNEEIKKLYPVIIDYTNELQLRARLRKTSGRKLIIIKGENYFPTDLANENPIVKISYQDIFPNLDSEVLNCFSISEIQELFYIYNSNTAHFNILSYVETFTYITRNLYDVDFPFSRQEQLIAFLIKYYFTNKSINPTILKYLTDHTPNYRIEAKNLSNKESFYLYLNQEWRDFINKDNSMINFNDQSIKYLLNDCFDQGLMKAIDLLEEEVDTEYLISEAKANYWINIGISNMDKFNVLNSVQSDTAILKDLLEKDLTVRDWGNIAKIWSKLVYLNSLENLNISIHEIRERLDNRFYQYIEDNYDLLAYHHSFYNAPLNNRIISHISEDNAKKIALICFDGMSFKEWPAIKEYLYDKLSISFKEEFSIAMIPTVTKYSRRAIFSGKLPIEDDGIGTEEKAFINAISRKFSIMEEEVFFERVNNPLSRDFLGYKAVGLIYNFVDDLSHSAQNQKMLIDNINDNLNNFDLDKVISSLLKDGFKIFFASDHGNVFAKGNKYNPRKSLVEERASRAVLYDTENLARNEEFENKLILRFPNILGDNYIVTMKDRRKFGNREAGFTHGGINIEEVIIPFIEVIK; the protein is encoded by the coding sequence TTGGATAAGTGGTATCAAGCAATCTTGAATAAAATAAAAAAATATGATAGTGATTTGTTATTAGTTGAAGATAAAAAGTCTATCTTGAAATCTTCAGATTTAAATGAGGAAATTAAAAAGCTATACCCTGTTATAATAGATTATACAAACGAATTACAGTTAAGAGCTAGATTGCGGAAAACGAGTGGTAGAAAATTGATTATAATAAAAGGTGAAAATTATTTTCCAACTGACTTAGCTAATGAAAATCCTATAGTAAAAATATCTTATCAAGATATTTTCCCTAATCTAGATTCTGAGGTTCTAAATTGTTTTAGTATAAGTGAAATTCAGGAACTGTTTTATATATATAATTCAAATACGGCTCATTTTAATATATTGTCTTATGTAGAAACATTTACATATATAACGAGAAATTTATATGATGTAGATTTTCCGTTTTCTCGACAGGAACAGTTGATTGCTTTTTTAATAAAATATTATTTTACTAACAAAAGCATCAATCCCACTATACTTAAATATTTAACAGATCATACCCCCAACTATCGTATAGAGGCAAAGAATCTATCAAATAAAGAAAGCTTTTATCTATATTTAAATCAAGAATGGCGTGACTTTATAAATAAAGATAATTCTATGATTAATTTTAATGACCAAAGTATCAAATACTTACTAAATGATTGTTTTGACCAGGGCTTAATGAAGGCAATTGATCTGTTAGAAGAAGAAGTTGATACTGAGTACTTAATAAGTGAGGCTAAAGCTAATTATTGGATTAATATAGGTATTTCAAATATGGACAAATTTAATGTTCTAAATAGCGTTCAATCTGATACAGCTATCTTAAAAGATCTATTAGAAAAGGACTTAACGGTTAGAGACTGGGGTAATATAGCTAAAATTTGGTCTAAACTTGTATATTTGAATAGCTTAGAAAACTTAAATATAAGTATCCATGAAATTAGAGAAAGATTAGATAATAGATTTTATCAATACATTGAAGACAATTATGATCTTCTTGCTTATCACCATAGCTTTTATAATGCCCCATTAAATAATCGTATAATTTCGCATATTTCTGAGGACAATGCAAAAAAAATTGCTTTGATATGTTTTGATGGAATGAGTTTTAAGGAATGGCCTGCTATTAAAGAATATTTATATGATAAACTTTCAATATCATTTAAAGAAGAATTTTCTATAGCGATGATTCCAACTGTAACTAAATATTCACGAAGAGCCATATTTTCTGGAAAACTGCCTATTGAAGACGATGGTATTGGTACTGAAGAAAAAGCATTTATAAATGCTATAAGCAGAAAATTTAGCATTATGGAAGAAGAAGTGTTTTTTGAAAGAGTAAATAATCCATTGTCAAGAGATTTTTTGGGCTATAAAGCTGTTGGCCTGATTTATAATTTTGTTGATGATTTATCACATTCTGCACAAAATCAGAAAATGTTAATAGATAATATAAATGATAATCTTAATAATTTTGATTTAGATAAAGTAATCAGCTCACTATTAAAGGATGGATTTAAAATTTTTTTTGCATCAGATCATGGTAATGTATTTGCAAAAGGAAATAAGTATAATCCTCGGAAAAGTTTAGTTGAAGAACGTGCTTCTAGGGCAGTTTTATATGATACAGAAAACTTAGCTAGGAATGAAGAGTTTGAGAACAAACTTATATTAAGATTTCCTAATATATTAGGAGATAATTATATAGTTACAATGAAAGATAGAAGAAAGTTTGGAAATAGGGAAGCTGGTTTTACCCATGGAGGAATAAATATTGAAGAAGTAATTATACCATTTATTGAGGTGATAAAATGA
- a CDS encoding helicase-related protein: MRVGNRVKHLEHPEHGIGKIISKETIFSKDYYEVYFKDVDNIIQLTEQDLELVLDPAALLSQGYSASPDLLYLKTMAHQLETFYTGESFLSSVNFKIKPLPHQLLALNFVLNQFKPRCLLADEVGLGKTIEAALIFEELKLRGMAKRILIITPAGLTRQWQEELELKFSEEFYLLDSDKAKALYDLHGQEGNIWHEFDQVITSIDFLKPKKLGDYLNKTEYARRKEHNERIYQACIEANWDVVIFDEAHKLTKYQSGGETARYKLGSALANVSPIFLLLTATPHSGKTDVFQNLLRLIDPHLFYSKDNLTPEKVKEVSVRNKKRAVVDMEGNRIFKNRITTICKISREQEEDKVEQLLYEKLVEYVSEYYNQAKLQKNNMLVFLLMLYQRIVSSSTRALISSLEKRYNKLKELESISKKLDEIDLELFLDLNGEEQLEFIEDNMAFINNPYYIEKEINILEECLSTADRSLKINHDAKFRQLLKIIDEVKQRENNPEIKMIIFTEFIETQKYIQEGLEQLSYKTASINGHMSLEEKIQQKNIFREEAQFLISTDAGGEGINLQFCFYMVNYDLPWNPMKLEQRIGRIDRIGQKEDVKIFNFVLSGTIEEYVYDTLEDKLSIIKDEFGEDKLRDILSTLQEDFNFDKVYFDAVVEREKEAEKLNDIAEQIYNKAQSILQEEEFLIPFTESEDGMSKEDKKILNEMPNKIKSFVASFLEGRNLELQEYSKKDDLYYFKNNFKTNKFPKHFSQVIFDPSQGLNNEEADLLSLQHDYIKDLIKEVKENGLVSAFTVKDTRFKDKTGLLGFWQLKVENNYDYKRVYYIPIFIEDSIRYNRRISSIFSSIEKVEIDKSTYLPDNDDIMTMYKKAEQEAEKEAEDYFLEDQLNWQQKLDERLEQLKEYYNEKERAIQEIKIDNIRESRLKMIEEEWLEREKELKERGKLFPKLRCEQLSFIRFR, from the coding sequence ATGCGAGTAGGAAATAGAGTAAAACATCTAGAACATCCAGAACATGGAATAGGTAAAATAATTAGTAAAGAGACTATTTTTTCTAAAGATTATTATGAAGTGTATTTTAAAGATGTTGATAATATAATTCAACTAACAGAACAGGATCTAGAGTTAGTGCTAGATCCTGCTGCCCTTTTATCACAAGGATATAGTGCATCACCAGATCTTTTATACTTAAAAACTATGGCTCACCAATTAGAAACATTTTATACAGGTGAATCATTTCTTTCATCTGTTAATTTCAAAATTAAACCATTACCACATCAATTATTAGCCTTGAACTTTGTCTTAAATCAATTCAAACCACGCTGTCTATTAGCTGATGAAGTAGGGCTTGGAAAAACAATTGAAGCAGCTTTGATCTTTGAAGAATTGAAACTCAGAGGCATGGCTAAGAGAATTCTTATAATAACCCCTGCCGGGCTTACTCGTCAATGGCAGGAAGAATTAGAATTGAAGTTTTCCGAAGAGTTCTATTTGCTTGATAGTGATAAGGCCAAGGCTTTATATGATCTCCATGGACAAGAGGGGAATATCTGGCATGAGTTTGACCAGGTAATAACTTCAATAGACTTTTTAAAACCTAAAAAACTAGGTGATTATCTAAATAAAACAGAATATGCACGCAGAAAAGAACATAATGAGAGAATATATCAAGCCTGTATTGAAGCCAATTGGGATGTTGTTATATTTGATGAGGCTCATAAACTTACAAAATACCAATCTGGAGGCGAAACAGCTCGCTATAAATTAGGGTCTGCACTGGCTAATGTTAGTCCTATTTTTCTATTATTAACGGCTACACCCCATAGTGGAAAAACAGATGTTTTTCAGAATTTATTAAGGCTAATTGATCCTCATTTGTTCTACAGTAAAGATAATCTAACACCAGAGAAGGTAAAAGAAGTATCTGTACGTAATAAAAAGAGGGCAGTAGTAGATATGGAAGGAAACAGAATATTTAAGAATAGGATTACTACTATCTGTAAGATCTCTAGGGAACAAGAGGAAGATAAAGTAGAACAATTATTATATGAAAAATTAGTTGAATATGTTAGTGAATATTATAATCAGGCAAAATTACAGAAAAATAATATGTTGGTTTTTTTATTGATGCTATATCAAAGAATAGTTTCAAGTAGTACTAGAGCTTTGATAAGTTCTCTTGAAAAAAGATATAATAAGTTAAAAGAATTAGAAAGTATCTCAAAAAAGCTAGATGAAATAGATTTAGAACTATTTTTGGACTTAAATGGCGAGGAACAATTAGAGTTTATAGAAGATAATATGGCCTTTATTAATAATCCATACTATATAGAAAAAGAAATAAACATTTTGGAAGAATGCCTCAGTACTGCTGATAGAAGTTTAAAAATTAATCATGATGCTAAGTTTAGACAATTACTGAAGATAATTGATGAGGTTAAGCAACGAGAAAATAATCCTGAGATTAAAATGATTATTTTTACTGAATTTATTGAGACACAGAAATATATACAAGAGGGTCTGGAGCAATTGTCTTATAAGACTGCTTCAATTAATGGTCATATGAGTTTAGAAGAAAAGATTCAGCAGAAAAATATTTTCCGAGAAGAAGCTCAATTTCTAATATCAACAGATGCAGGTGGAGAGGGTATTAATCTTCAGTTTTGTTTTTATATGGTTAATTATGATTTGCCCTGGAATCCTATGAAACTTGAACAAAGAATTGGACGTATAGATAGAATTGGGCAAAAAGAGGATGTGAAAATCTTTAATTTCGTTTTATCAGGAACTATAGAAGAATATGTTTATGATACCTTAGAAGATAAATTATCAATTATTAAAGATGAATTTGGTGAAGATAAGTTAAGAGATATATTATCAACTCTACAGGAAGATTTTAATTTTGATAAAGTATATTTTGATGCTGTTGTTGAGCGAGAAAAAGAAGCAGAGAAGTTAAATGATATAGCAGAGCAAATATATAATAAGGCACAATCTATTTTGCAAGAAGAAGAGTTCTTAATTCCTTTTACAGAAAGTGAAGATGGAATGAGTAAAGAGGATAAAAAAATTCTTAATGAAATGCCAAATAAGATAAAAAGTTTTGTAGCTAGCTTTCTTGAAGGTCGTAACTTAGAATTACAGGAATACAGTAAAAAAGATGATCTCTATTATTTTAAAAACAACTTTAAAACAAATAAATTTCCTAAACACTTTTCTCAAGTTATTTTTGATCCCAGCCAGGGTTTAAACAATGAAGAAGCTGATTTATTAAGTTTACAGCATGATTATATTAAAGACTTGATTAAAGAAGTTAAAGAAAATGGTTTAGTATCGGCTTTTACTGTAAAAGATACAAGGTTTAAAGATAAGACAGGATTATTAGGATTTTGGCAGTTAAAAGTTGAAAACAATTATGATTATAAGCGAGTTTATTATATACCGATTTTTATTGAGGATAGTATAAGATATAATAGAAGAATATCTAGTATATTTTCGAGCATTGAAAAAGTAGAAATAGATAAATCTACATATTTACCTGATAATGATGATATAATGACTATGTATAAGAAGGCAGAGCAAGAAGCAGAAAAAGAAGCGGAAGATTATTTTCTAGAAGATCAATTGAATTGGCAGCAAAAATTAGATGAGAGATTAGAGCAGTTGAAAGAATATTACAATGAGAAAGAAAGAGCAATTCAAGAGATTAAAATAGATAATATTAGAGAAAGCAGATTGAAAATGATAGAAGAAGAATGGTTAGAAAGAGAAAAAGAGTTGAAAGAAAGAGGGAAGCTCTTTCCTAAGCTAAGATGTGAACAATTATCTTTTATAAGATTTAGGTGA
- a CDS encoding DNA methyltransferase has translation MKMDKENIEPLENLLDDLRDIDGFPIAEDKDILELSDPPYYTACPNPYIKDFIEEHGKPYDPETDDYERMPFVGDVSEGKNDPIYRAYSYHTQVPHKAIQKYIMHYTDQYDIVFDGFCGTGMTGVAAQETSRNSILIDLSPFAGLISSSCNNSNLDKKELILKTKEIISKLRDECLDLYKTNHINKKDNSYLKKGVIDYVVWSDVYICPYCENEYVLWEQAIEENQGVRESKNDFICSMCGSEITKDESKRAFIKKMDNATGEEISIAKQEPVLIYYSVDKTRYEKKPDKDDLQLLKNIEEREIPYWFPNNELPEGYNTKQPVKSHGFKNVHHFFTKRNLWVLSKYTDLIKNIDDVKIKNFYMNALLAGIPRASKRNRYIPKYGNRHVGTLSGTLYCPYYFEENNIIDALERRINKMIKGIVSNSTNVLNSTQSCTNISIPNNSVDYIFTDPPFGANLMYSELNYIMESWIEVFTNNQKEAIVNNVQNKGQDEYTSLMSLAFKEMYRIIKPNRWITIEFHNSKASIWNGIQEALSRAGFIIAQVAVLDKKKGTIKQLSTSGAVKNDLIINAYKPKKEFEEKFLKNAGEGMEVDFVQQQLGHLPIGANIERTEKMLYSKMLAHYVENGFKIKYNANNFYTLLHDNFIERDGYWFLEEQADMYTNWKSSLKLDELEDIKTGSQVLFVVDEKSALTWIYNFLDEPKEYGEIFTNYEQIATKTDDEIPELKEMLDNNFVQEDGKYRRPQSKQERAKIEKSRQAELNRAWKDLLDRAKNGKRKIKNVRKEALVHGFTKCYQEENYQDIITVADRLYASTLESSGEILDFVDIARMKLAD, from the coding sequence ATGAAGATGGATAAAGAAAACATAGAACCATTGGAAAACTTGTTAGATGACCTAAGAGATATAGATGGATTTCCTATTGCTGAAGATAAAGACATCTTGGAATTGTCAGATCCACCATATTATACAGCCTGTCCTAATCCATATATTAAAGACTTTATAGAAGAACATGGGAAACCATATGATCCGGAGACAGATGATTATGAGAGAATGCCTTTTGTTGGGGATGTAAGTGAAGGAAAGAATGATCCGATATATCGTGCATACAGTTATCATACACAAGTACCACATAAAGCAATACAAAAATATATAATGCATTATACAGATCAATATGATATAGTTTTTGATGGTTTTTGTGGAACGGGAATGACAGGAGTAGCTGCACAAGAAACAAGTAGAAACTCTATATTAATTGATCTATCTCCTTTTGCAGGATTGATATCTAGCAGCTGTAATAATTCAAATTTAGATAAAAAAGAATTGATTTTAAAAACCAAAGAGATCATTTCTAAGTTGAGAGACGAATGTTTAGATTTATATAAAACTAATCATATTAATAAGAAGGATAATTCATATTTGAAAAAAGGAGTTATCGATTACGTTGTATGGAGCGATGTATATATATGTCCTTATTGTGAAAATGAATACGTACTATGGGAACAAGCAATTGAAGAAAACCAAGGGGTAAGAGAATCAAAAAATGATTTTATATGTTCAATGTGTGGCTCAGAAATTACAAAGGATGAGTCTAAAAGAGCTTTTATTAAAAAGATGGATAATGCTACTGGGGAAGAGATCTCTATTGCTAAGCAAGAACCAGTGTTAATATATTATTCAGTTGATAAAACTCGTTATGAAAAAAAACCGGACAAAGATGACTTGCAATTACTTAAAAATATCGAAGAAAGAGAGATACCATATTGGTTTCCTAACAATGAACTTCCAGAAGGATATAATACTAAGCAGCCTGTGAAATCACATGGGTTTAAAAATGTACATCATTTTTTTACTAAAAGGAATTTATGGGTATTAAGCAAATATACAGATCTTATTAAAAATATAGACGACGTAAAAATAAAAAATTTTTATATGAATGCTCTATTAGCAGGAATACCACGAGCTTCAAAGAGGAATAGATATATACCTAAATATGGAAATAGACATGTCGGTACCTTATCAGGCACTCTATATTGTCCCTATTATTTTGAAGAAAATAATATAATTGATGCTTTAGAAAGAAGAATCAATAAAATGATTAAAGGTATTGTATCAAATTCTACTAATGTATTAAATTCAACACAATCATGTACAAATATATCTATACCTAATAATTCAGTGGATTATATATTTACTGATCCTCCTTTTGGGGCTAACTTAATGTATTCAGAATTAAATTATATCATGGAGTCATGGATAGAAGTATTTACAAATAATCAAAAAGAAGCTATTGTAAATAATGTACAAAATAAAGGTCAAGACGAATATACGTCGTTAATGAGTTTAGCTTTTAAAGAAATGTATAGAATAATAAAACCTAATCGTTGGATAACAATTGAATTTCATAATTCTAAGGCTTCTATTTGGAATGGCATTCAAGAAGCATTAAGTCGGGCAGGATTTATAATAGCACAAGTTGCTGTTTTGGATAAAAAGAAAGGAACAATTAAACAACTAAGTACATCTGGTGCTGTAAAAAATGATTTGATAATTAATGCGTATAAACCAAAAAAAGAATTTGAGGAGAAATTTTTGAAAAATGCAGGAGAAGGAATGGAAGTAGACTTTGTTCAACAGCAATTGGGACATTTACCCATTGGGGCTAATATTGAACGTACTGAAAAAATGCTATATTCTAAAATGTTAGCTCATTATGTAGAAAATGGGTTTAAGATAAAATATAATGCTAACAATTTTTATACTCTTCTCCATGATAATTTTATTGAAAGAGATGGCTATTGGTTTTTAGAGGAACAGGCTGATATGTACACAAATTGGAAGAGTTCTTTAAAACTTGATGAACTTGAGGATATCAAAACAGGTAGTCAGGTACTATTTGTTGTTGATGAAAAGAGTGCATTAACTTGGATATATAATTTCCTAGATGAACCTAAGGAATATGGTGAAATATTTACTAATTATGAGCAGATAGCTACCAAAACAGATGATGAAATACCTGAATTGAAGGAAATGCTTGATAATAACTTTGTACAAGAAGATGGTAAATATCGGAGACCTCAAAGTAAGCAAGAAAGAGCGAAGATAGAGAAGAGTCGTCAAGCAGAGTTAAATCGAGCTTGGAAGGATTTACTAGATAGAGCTAAGAACGGTAAACGTAAGATTAAGAACGTTAGGAAAGAAGCTTTAGTGCATGGCTTTACAAAGTGTTATCAGGAAGAAAATTATCAAGATATTATTACTGTAGCTGATAGATTATACGCTTCAACATTAGAGTCTAGTGGGGAAATTCTTGACTTTGTAGATATAGCTAGGATGAAACTTGCTGATTAA